A genomic region of Methanothermobacter sp. CaT2 contains the following coding sequences:
- a CDS encoding UPF0104 family protein has translation MKHKGSILIVIGVVALAAMILIIGPGEIEEALRKADPVYVLMAVVLEFIILALFTLRWSITTRAVSIDVGKRHLFPMLLVGMAINNLTPSARGGGEPVRAYMLGKYSRASMESAFATVIADRGLDTFPFIFLAVLTIIGIVLYFDLSRWILAALIASVVIIVAAFFLALYVSVDRDAGERITGWILGIVKRFYRKNHERLERRVRSALHEFQSTMRMMLAEKNVLVYGIPISFLLWILEIIRVYLIFAAFGTDISLLVIAEVFILATLIGMIPLLPGGLGAVDGIMIVFYSYAGVSPSVSAAATVVERLISFWMISAMGVAVIPYFGSSVSEKLMDKL, from the coding sequence ATGAAACATAAAGGATCAATTTTAATAGTAATAGGAGTTGTGGCCCTTGCAGCGATGATACTGATAATAGGGCCCGGCGAGATTGAGGAGGCCCTCAGAAAGGCGGACCCAGTGTATGTGCTCATGGCTGTGGTCCTGGAGTTCATCATACTCGCCCTTTTCACCCTTCGCTGGTCAATAACAACAAGGGCGGTCTCAATAGATGTTGGCAAGAGGCACCTCTTCCCGATGCTCCTTGTGGGCATGGCCATAAACAACCTCACACCGAGTGCAAGGGGAGGAGGGGAACCTGTGAGGGCCTACATGCTTGGAAAGTATTCCAGGGCATCCATGGAGTCAGCCTTTGCAACCGTGATAGCTGACAGGGGCCTTGACACATTCCCCTTCATATTCCTGGCAGTACTCACCATAATAGGCATCGTGTTATATTTTGATCTCTCCCGGTGGATACTGGCTGCCCTGATAGCCTCTGTGGTCATCATTGTGGCGGCGTTCTTCCTTGCCCTGTATGTGTCCGTTGACAGGGATGCTGGTGAGAGGATAACAGGATGGATACTTGGGATTGTAAAGAGGTTCTACAGGAAGAACCATGAAAGGCTTGAGAGGAGAGTAAGGAGTGCTCTCCATGAATTCCAGAGTACTATGAGGATGATGCTGGCAGAAAAGAATGTCCTGGTTTATGGCATACCCATATCATTCCTCCTCTGGATCCTTGAGATCATAAGGGTTTACCTGATCTTCGCAGCCTTCGGAACAGACATATCACTGCTGGTAATCGCCGAGGTTTTCATACTCGCCACCCTTATAGGGATGATACCACTGCTCCCGGGAGGTCTTGGCGCTGTTGACGGCATAATGATTGTTTTCTACTCATATGCGGGTGTCTCACCATCTGTAAGTGCAGCTGCAACGGTGGTCGAGAGGCTCATATCCTTCTGGATGATCTCGGCCATGGGTGTGGCGGTCATACCCTACTTTGGATCATCTGTTTCAGAGAAGCTTATGGATAAACTGTGA
- a CDS encoding sensor histidine kinase, with translation MYEKLVDEIRSSPDYLNLILESSDPWILQDINGFILDLSQSFADMIGYEPDKLRGRYLPSLRAVPLIQKSRLRILLDRMAEEPRECSGLFEFLDSDGRMVPLELNLRPLEISGQLFVLLTARDASERLREVGELEQRIDELKNTINGLYRQIDRNLQLITSIVNLQFPYIKDEDDYELLRDTQNRLKSIRKAYEKLIYEGSSDTINFGAYARSIVSGILSTYSPEPGRVRLEMYFEDVDMGLDLAVPFGMILSELLSNSFRHAFTEDQDGRIRAVFMDKGDHYMLEVRDNGRGFPEGVDFEGADSLGLQLVKNLINQIEAKVDYTLSPGTCFKVRVLKP, from the coding sequence TTGTATGAAAAACTGGTGGATGAGATACGCTCATCACCAGATTACCTCAATCTTATACTGGAATCTTCCGATCCATGGATCCTCCAGGATATAAATGGCTTCATACTTGACCTGAGCCAGTCCTTCGCGGATATGATCGGATATGAACCCGATAAATTGAGGGGCAGGTATCTTCCAAGCCTCCGGGCAGTACCACTGATACAGAAATCAAGGCTGAGGATTCTGCTTGACAGAATGGCAGAAGAGCCGCGTGAGTGCAGCGGTCTCTTTGAGTTCCTTGATTCAGATGGAAGGATGGTGCCACTTGAACTCAATCTCAGACCCCTTGAGATTTCCGGCCAGTTATTCGTGCTTTTAACTGCAAGGGACGCATCAGAAAGGCTCAGGGAGGTTGGAGAACTTGAGCAGAGAATAGATGAACTCAAAAACACGATAAACGGTCTTTACAGGCAGATCGACAGGAACCTCCAGCTGATCACCAGCATAGTTAACCTTCAGTTTCCATACATAAAGGACGAGGACGACTATGAACTTCTGAGGGACACCCAGAACCGTCTGAAGTCCATAAGGAAGGCCTATGAGAAACTGATATATGAGGGATCCTCTGACACCATAAACTTCGGGGCCTACGCCAGGAGCATTGTGTCAGGTATCCTGAGCACATACTCCCCTGAGCCGGGGAGAGTAAGGCTTGAGATGTACTTTGAGGATGTGGATATGGGCCTGGACCTTGCAGTACCATTCGGGATGATACTATCAGAACTCCTATCCAACAGCTTCAGGCATGCATTCACCGAAGACCAGGACGGCAGAATAAGGGCAGTTTTCATGGATAAGGGTGATCATTACATGCTTGAGGTGAGAGACAATGGAAGGGGCTTCCCTGAGGGCGTAGACTTCGAGGGCGCAGATTCACTTGGACTGCAGCTTGTTAAAAACCTCATCAATCAGATAGAGGCAAAGGTCGACTATACGCTATCCCCGGGCACCTGCTTCAAGGTGAGGGTCCTGAAGCCCTGA
- a CDS encoding CBS domain-containing protein, with translation MSNKALVRDYMTRDVITVSSDTSTAEIIKLMKETGHDGFPVKDNGSVIGMVTAFDLLIKPWVKTVSEIMSRDVVVADQDMSLNDAARVMFRMGISRLPVINKEGKLVGIITNTDIVRSHIERSTPMKVNYFKKTLEQLYGVKPEVKRMKVPIEKLRPTQNKVYADELQGRTYEIKRGLAEPTIVVKTGERYVLIDGHHRTLASYRLGCKEIDSYVIDIKKDMKLGMEKTADLNGVHTLEDIEVIDDAQHPLIAITTSMRKAMAGKKNGR, from the coding sequence ATGAGCAACAAGGCACTTGTAAGGGACTACATGACCCGGGACGTTATAACGGTATCCTCAGATACTTCAACTGCTGAGATAATCAAACTTATGAAGGAAACAGGGCACGATGGGTTCCCTGTTAAGGATAACGGTTCTGTGATCGGGATGGTGACGGCCTTTGACCTTCTGATAAAACCGTGGGTTAAAACCGTCTCAGAGATCATGTCAAGGGATGTTGTTGTGGCTGACCAGGACATGTCACTCAATGACGCCGCAAGGGTGATGTTCAGGATGGGCATCTCCAGGCTACCTGTTATAAACAAGGAGGGTAAGCTTGTTGGAATCATAACAAACACCGATATCGTGAGGTCCCACATCGAGCGTTCAACACCCATGAAGGTCAACTACTTCAAGAAGACCCTGGAACAGCTCTATGGTGTTAAACCAGAGGTTAAAAGGATGAAGGTCCCAATCGAGAAATTGAGGCCAACCCAGAACAAGGTCTATGCCGATGAACTCCAGGGCAGGACCTATGAAATTAAAAGGGGTCTTGCAGAGCCCACAATAGTTGTTAAGACAGGTGAAAGGTACGTCCTCATTGATGGTCACCACAGGACCCTCGCATCCTACAGGCTCGGGTGCAAGGAGATAGACTCCTATGTCATAGATATAAAGAAGGATATGAAGCTGGGTATGGAGAAGACAGCTGACCTCAATGGTGTTCACACCCTGGAGGACATAGAGGTCATAGATGACGCCCAGCACCCACTGATTGCGATAACGACGAGCATGAGAAAGGCCATGGCAGGTAAGAAGAATGGTAGATGA
- a CDS encoding TRAM domain-containing protein encodes MFGDNYYRKETYSTPVNVGEEYEVKIEDLGRDGDGIARVEGFVVFVPGAGVGDEVKIRISATRRKFAFAEVVE; translated from the coding sequence TTGTTTGGAGATAACTACTATAGAAAGGAAACATACTCCACACCGGTGAATGTGGGTGAGGAGTACGAAGTTAAAATTGAAGACCTTGGCAGAGATGGTGATGGAATAGCCCGTGTCGAAGGTTTTGTTGTTTTTGTACCTGGTGCAGGTGTAGGCGACGAGGTCAAGATAAGGATAAGTGCAACCAGGCGCAAGTTTGCTTTCGCTGAAGTTGTAGAATAG
- a CDS encoding zinc ribbon domain-containing protein yields MLNEEVEMVYCPRCGERNREGSRFCRNCGTLLEEKPLKSRFISGEFRETPVREDLRAKPRETSRDVFEWDTVIMGAAILMILTVILGRLMGLLGVLSAVLIVLIYVLSAARRKSAAPLIIIMALLTAAAASALLGI; encoded by the coding sequence ATGCTTAACGAGGAGGTTGAAATGGTTTACTGCCCCAGATGTGGTGAGCGAAATCGTGAGGGTTCGAGGTTCTGCAGAAATTGTGGAACTCTCCTTGAGGAGAAACCCCTCAAATCCAGGTTCATTTCAGGAGAATTCAGGGAGACCCCGGTGAGGGAGGACTTGCGGGCGAAGCCCCGGGAAACTTCCAGGGACGTCTTTGAGTGGGATACTGTGATCATGGGCGCAGCAATCCTCATGATCCTCACGGTCATCCTTGGCAGGTTAATGGGTTTACTGGGAGTTCTCTCAGCAGTACTCATAGTCCTCATCTATGTACTATCGGCTGCAAGGAGAAAGTCCGCTGCACCACTCATAATAATCATGGCACTTTTAACTGCCGCCGCCGCATCGGCCCTTCTGGGTATATGA
- a CDS encoding TrkA family potassium uptake protein, with product MYVVIMGGGRVGLTLANLLISDGHDVTLIENEETLCANAAVELDALVICGNGTDIKTLEEANISNADVFVAATGNDEANLLSCILVREYSIPKIIARVSNPDHEEAFKKVGIDHVISPERTAAGYLEKLITRPKVADLIVLGHGDAEILDMEIRSSKVVGKRVGDVSPTDKYIIVAIYNNGDLIIPQPDMVLERGTKVSVLVKTDAVKEATRRFTG from the coding sequence ATGTATGTTGTTATAATGGGTGGAGGACGAGTCGGCTTAACACTTGCAAACCTCCTCATATCAGACGGACATGACGTTACTCTCATAGAAAACGAGGAAACACTCTGTGCAAACGCGGCGGTTGAACTGGATGCCCTTGTAATCTGCGGGAACGGTACAGACATAAAGACACTTGAGGAGGCCAATATATCCAATGCAGATGTCTTTGTGGCTGCAACAGGAAACGATGAGGCCAACCTCCTTAGCTGCATACTGGTGAGGGAGTACAGTATCCCAAAGATCATTGCAAGGGTCAGTAACCCTGACCATGAAGAGGCCTTCAAGAAGGTCGGTATAGATCATGTTATAAGTCCTGAACGGACTGCTGCGGGTTATCTTGAGAAGCTCATAACAAGGCCAAAGGTCGCCGACCTTATAGTCCTCGGTCACGGGGATGCCGAGATCTTGGACATGGAGATCAGGAGCAGCAAGGTTGTTGGCAAAAGGGTCGGGGATGTCTCCCCTACCGACAAATACATAATAGTGGCCATCTATAATAACGGTGACCTCATAATACCCCAGCCAGACATGGTCCTTGAGAGGGGTACCAAGGTATCTGTACTCGTCAAGACCGATGCCGTGAAAGAGGCCACAAGGAGATTCACGGGATAA
- a CDS encoding TrkH family potassium uptake protein, with the protein MRYIGKRDLFTVGKYLGTIMQGVGFVVALPVFVAIIYGEGNLQSFIIPAFISLGAGTVLKRYMPEECSVRLKHGMMVACLAWLWAGLIGSLIMISALNIDFTNAFFENMSAWTGSGLTIFSSVESLPKSILFLRSLEQWIGGLGVVIVVIGILIRPGTAASRLYKSEARDERIKPSIANTVKTIWWIYITYTVLGIVLYGLTGMPLFDAINNTLTNLSTGGMSIKNMNIGYYHSTAVYLVTMLLMILGGTSFLVHYQLIKGRFFSVLHDIQLQATVVFISIFTILAVYVGGVAPLESIYHVISALSCTGSSISSTPQMAAWPAYFKVVLITCMLIGMAAGSTTGAVKIIRVITVLKGVYWEIMRILAPEGSVIPRKISGKSVSDTEIREAGSYISLYFVLLFFTWSVLVVYGYDPLNSLFEAASAQGNVGLSMGITSFNLPVVPKMALILSMWLGRLEIIPVIVLIRGFVEAFKAG; encoded by the coding sequence ATGAGATACATCGGAAAGCGGGACCTTTTTACAGTGGGCAAGTATCTTGGCACGATAATGCAGGGAGTGGGTTTTGTTGTTGCACTGCCAGTCTTCGTTGCCATCATCTACGGTGAGGGCAACCTGCAGAGTTTCATTATACCTGCATTCATTTCTCTGGGCGCAGGAACCGTTCTGAAGAGGTACATGCCCGAGGAATGTTCAGTGCGCCTCAAGCACGGGATGATGGTTGCATGCCTGGCATGGCTATGGGCAGGGCTCATCGGGAGCCTCATAATGATATCGGCCCTCAACATTGACTTTACAAACGCATTCTTTGAGAACATGTCTGCATGGACAGGAAGCGGGCTCACCATATTCTCCAGTGTAGAATCCCTCCCTAAATCCATACTGTTTTTAAGAAGCCTTGAGCAGTGGATAGGGGGCCTTGGTGTGGTCATAGTTGTTATAGGAATACTCATAAGGCCCGGTACCGCTGCATCGCGTCTCTACAAGTCCGAGGCCAGGGATGAAAGAATAAAGCCCAGCATAGCAAATACAGTTAAGACCATCTGGTGGATCTACATAACCTACACCGTTCTCGGGATCGTCCTCTACGGCCTCACAGGGATGCCCCTCTTTGACGCCATCAACAATACCCTGACAAATCTGTCCACCGGTGGGATGTCAATCAAGAACATGAACATAGGATACTATCACAGCACCGCCGTTTACCTTGTAACCATGCTCCTCATGATACTGGGAGGTACGAGTTTCCTTGTCCACTATCAGCTCATAAAGGGCAGGTTTTTCAGTGTGCTTCATGATATACAGTTACAGGCCACCGTGGTCTTTATAAGCATCTTCACCATCCTTGCAGTCTACGTCGGGGGTGTTGCCCCCCTGGAGTCCATCTACCATGTTATATCGGCACTGAGCTGTACCGGTTCAAGCATAAGTTCAACCCCCCAGATGGCGGCATGGCCGGCATACTTCAAGGTTGTGCTCATAACCTGTATGCTCATAGGAATGGCTGCCGGTTCAACCACGGGGGCCGTCAAGATAATAAGGGTGATAACCGTCCTCAAGGGGGTTTACTGGGAGATCATGCGAATACTCGCCCCTGAGGGATCAGTTATACCGAGGAAGATATCAGGGAAGTCTGTGAGTGACACCGAGATAAGGGAGGCGGGTTCCTATATAAGCCTCTACTTTGTCCTTCTATTTTTCACATGGTCGGTCCTTGTGGTCTACGGTTATGACCCCCTAAATTCACTCTTTGAGGCCGCCTCTGCCCAGGGAAACGTGGGGCTCAGCATGGGTATAACCAGCTTCAATTTACCCGTGGTCCCGAAGATGGCCCTCATCCTGAGCATGTGGCTTGGAAGGCTTGAGATAATCCCTGTAATTGTGCTTATACGGGGCTTTGTGGAGGCATTCAAGGCAGGCTGA
- a CDS encoding radical SAM protein, which yields MNVIDSLKERNILELMERAGKITLENHGDVISLERAVFLSWWCERGDCAFCYMSTQKPRIKDPSRARRNINAILAEAEICRRIGWNIEFLSGGYGSFSGMEIKRIAERIRDITGSPVWLNTGINSELDIYGPEVAGITGALEVARPDLQRRLCPSKPREDIISMLEKAGELGFRKGITIILGLGETPDDLTHLFEFIRDLKIDRVTFYALNPHEGTPFENQPQPSTLYYAGTVAATRIEFPELEIITGTWIDNLGSIGPLVLSGANGITKFPLFKMFGTAYGRRVEDEVRWAGRRLRGTFTDLERLRNGRSYPELDPFIDRYVEGCLKNLKLL from the coding sequence ATGAATGTTATAGACTCACTGAAGGAAAGGAACATCCTCGAACTCATGGAGAGGGCCGGCAAGATAACCCTGGAAAACCACGGCGACGTGATAAGCCTCGAGAGGGCTGTTTTCCTATCATGGTGGTGTGAAAGGGGTGACTGCGCATTCTGCTATATGAGCACCCAGAAACCCCGCATAAAGGATCCTTCAAGGGCCAGAAGGAACATAAACGCCATACTGGCAGAGGCAGAGATCTGCAGAAGGATCGGGTGGAACATAGAGTTCCTTTCAGGGGGTTATGGTTCCTTCTCAGGAATGGAAATAAAGAGGATCGCTGAGAGGATAAGGGACATAACAGGCTCCCCTGTGTGGCTCAACACAGGCATAAATTCCGAGCTGGATATTTACGGACCAGAGGTTGCCGGTATAACAGGGGCCCTTGAGGTTGCAAGGCCAGACCTTCAGAGGAGGCTCTGCCCGAGCAAGCCGAGGGAGGACATAATCTCAATGCTGGAAAAAGCCGGTGAACTTGGATTCAGAAAGGGGATAACCATAATCCTTGGACTTGGAGAAACACCCGATGACCTCACACACCTCTTTGAATTCATAAGGGACCTGAAAATAGATCGCGTCACATTCTACGCCCTTAACCCCCATGAGGGCACCCCCTTTGAAAACCAGCCACAGCCATCCACCCTCTACTATGCAGGGACCGTGGCAGCTACACGCATAGAGTTCCCCGAACTTGAAATCATAACAGGGACCTGGATAGATAACCTTGGCAGCATAGGACCCCTGGTCCTCAGCGGAGCCAACGGGATAACCAAGTTCCCCCTCTTCAAGATGTTCGGCACAGCTTATGGGCGACGTGTTGAGGATGAAGTTCGCTGGGCCGGAAGAAGACTCAGGGGTACATTCACAGACCTTGAGAGACTCAGGAATGGGAGGTCCTACCCTGAACTTGACCCCTTCATAGACAGATATGTTGAGGGGTGTCTGAAAAATCTTAAATTGCTTTAA
- the hisE gene encoding phosphoribosyl-ATP diphosphatase, whose product MVDEGILREVYRVLEDRRDRPIDSYTSRLMRDDDKRAEDKILEKIGEEAAEVIIASKNDENLVEEAADLIFHTLLLLVYKGVPLDSLLEEFAARRK is encoded by the coding sequence ATGGTAGATGAGGGAATTTTAAGGGAAGTATACCGTGTGCTTGAGGATCGGAGGGACAGACCCATTGATTCATACACTTCACGCCTCATGAGGGATGATGATAAAAGGGCAGAGGATAAGATCCTTGAGAAAATAGGGGAGGAGGCCGCAGAGGTCATAATAGCATCAAAGAATGATGAGAACCTCGTGGAGGAGGCAGCCGACCTCATATTCCACACTCTGCTCCTGCTGGTATACAAGGGCGTGCCCCTTGACAGCCTCCTGGAGGAGTTTGCTGCAAGAAGAAAATAG
- the hjc gene encoding Holliday junction resolvase Hjc, with the protein MVKNGTRGERDLVKLLWEKGFAAMRAPASGGATKKPLPDIIAGNGEIYLAIEVKTTARERIYIDSEKIGALLRFSDIFGARPYIGIKFRYRDWIFLSPGDLELTPSSNYRLDLDIALERGRDLDEVTGNDRQTRLR; encoded by the coding sequence ATGGTCAAAAACGGAACACGTGGAGAGAGGGACCTTGTAAAACTCCTCTGGGAAAAGGGGTTTGCTGCTATGAGGGCACCGGCGTCAGGGGGTGCGACAAAGAAACCCCTCCCTGACATCATTGCAGGTAACGGGGAGATATACCTCGCAATCGAAGTTAAAACCACGGCCAGGGAAAGGATATACATCGATTCAGAGAAGATCGGGGCCCTTTTGAGGTTCTCAGACATCTTCGGTGCAAGGCCCTATATAGGGATAAAGTTCAGGTACAGGGACTGGATCTTTCTCTCACCGGGTGACCTTGAACTGACACCATCATCCAACTACAGGCTGGACCTTGATATTGCCCTTGAGAGGGGGAGAGACCTGGATGAGGTAACCGGCAACGACAGACAGACCCGCCTCAGATAA
- a CDS encoding MBL fold metallo-hydrolase: protein MIQRFGDIIAVEGTLFDSNMYILGDTIVDTGTGMNPDALLSRMRGAGVDPSDIKHIVNTHCHFDHTGGNRLFDADIAIHSLDADALREGDDARTVAYMFSASMEAMDVAVELGEGDFVGDFEVIHTPGHTPGCICLYDGESLISGDTVFADGGFGRVDVGGDISELADSIRRLRRLDVEYLFPGHGPWVDNGSRHVELAASFLGL from the coding sequence ATGATTCAGAGGTTTGGAGATATAATTGCAGTTGAAGGAACACTTTTTGATTCTAACATGTACATTCTGGGTGACACCATCGTTGACACTGGCACCGGCATGAACCCCGACGCCCTCCTCTCTAGAATGAGAGGTGCAGGTGTGGACCCATCTGACATAAAACACATAGTTAACACCCACTGCCACTTTGACCACACCGGAGGTAACCGGCTCTTTGATGCTGATATAGCCATTCACAGCCTGGATGCAGATGCCCTCAGGGAAGGTGATGATGCGAGGACTGTGGCCTATATGTTTTCAGCATCCATGGAGGCCATGGATGTGGCTGTGGAGCTTGGTGAAGGAGATTTTGTGGGCGACTTTGAGGTCATACACACACCGGGCCATACCCCGGGATGCATATGCCTCTACGACGGCGAATCACTCATCTCAGGGGACACAGTATTTGCTGACGGCGGTTTTGGAAGGGTTGATGTTGGAGGAGACATTTCTGAACTCGCAGATTCCATAAGGAGACTCAGAAGACTCGACGTTGAGTACCTATTCCCTGGTCACGGTCCCTGGGTTGATAACGGATCAAGACATGTGGAACTTGCTGCGTCTTTTCTTGGACTCTAG
- a CDS encoding metallophosphoesterase encodes MVYLIGLIADSHDNLEAIGRAVDYLNRESVDLVIHAGDLISPFTAPEFGKLEMKFEAIFGNNDGERDGLRKAYSHLTELSDFKSLRFDGLRIAVIHGHEPEILECVVESGRYDLVVTGHTHKRKFSDSGTVTVNPGELCGYLSGERTLALLDTDTMKCEFVSL; translated from the coding sequence GTGGTTTATTTGATCGGACTGATAGCAGATTCACATGATAATCTTGAGGCAATAGGGAGGGCGGTTGATTACCTCAACCGGGAATCTGTTGACCTTGTTATACATGCAGGGGACCTCATATCCCCCTTCACAGCCCCAGAATTCGGGAAGCTTGAAATGAAGTTCGAGGCGATATTCGGAAACAACGACGGGGAAAGGGATGGTCTGAGAAAGGCCTACAGTCACCTGACAGAGCTTTCCGACTTCAAATCTCTTCGATTTGACGGCCTCAGGATAGCCGTTATCCATGGCCACGAGCCGGAAATCCTTGAATGTGTGGTTGAGTCCGGGAGGTATGACCTTGTTGTGACAGGGCACACACATAAGAGGAAATTTTCAGATTCAGGTACTGTGACCGTAAATCCCGGCGAACTGTGCGGTTATCTCTCAGGTGAGAGGACACTGGCCCTCCTTGACACGGACACCATGAAATGTGAGTTTGTAAGTCTATGA
- the gatB gene encoding Asp-tRNA(Asn)/Glu-tRNA(Gln) amidotransferase subunit GatB: MKCGLEIHVQLDTRSKLFCRCPTDYQEAPPNTNICPVCLNQPGAKPYPPNRSALEGALKIALMLDCRINPEITYFMRKHYNYPDLPSGYQRTSIPVGLEGELNGVRIREVHIEEDPGQYKPDQGTVDFNRSGIPLIEIVTEPDMTSPEEARNFLRELIRVLEYSGCARGEGTMRADVNISLEGGKRVEIKNINSIKGAYKALKFEMIRQKNLLKRGVEVKQETRAFLESQMITVSMRLKEEAEDYRYIPDPDLPPMKFTDEVVEGLRERIPEAPHLKVKRFMEEYGLREEDARVLTSELELADAFEEVAGSIDPEFAALWMRDELKRVLYYNKISFAESMITPGDIIELLAMIRKKEITSKAAKKIIEEMPLNKKGPREIATEMGLIGIIDESEVIRAVEQAIRENPGAVEDYHAGKEAAINFLVGQVMRMTRGKAEPERTVELIKERI; the protein is encoded by the coding sequence ATGAAATGTGGTCTTGAAATTCATGTTCAGCTTGACACCAGATCAAAACTCTTCTGCAGGTGCCCCACAGATTACCAGGAAGCCCCACCAAACACCAACATATGCCCGGTCTGCCTCAACCAGCCCGGGGCCAAGCCATACCCCCCAAACAGGAGCGCCCTTGAGGGGGCACTTAAAATTGCACTCATGCTCGATTGCAGGATAAACCCTGAGATCACCTACTTCATGCGTAAGCACTACAACTACCCGGACCTCCCATCCGGGTATCAGAGGACATCCATACCCGTGGGACTTGAGGGTGAATTGAACGGTGTGAGGATCAGGGAGGTCCACATCGAGGAGGACCCGGGCCAGTACAAGCCCGACCAGGGAACCGTGGACTTCAACAGGTCAGGAATCCCCCTCATTGAAATAGTCACAGAACCCGACATGACCTCCCCTGAGGAGGCCAGGAACTTCCTCAGGGAACTCATAAGGGTCCTCGAGTACAGTGGCTGTGCACGTGGGGAGGGTACAATGAGGGCCGACGTCAACATATCCCTTGAGGGTGGTAAAAGGGTTGAAATAAAGAACATAAACTCAATTAAGGGCGCCTACAAGGCCCTGAAATTTGAGATGATCAGACAGAAGAACCTCCTGAAGAGGGGTGTTGAGGTCAAGCAGGAAACAAGGGCCTTTCTTGAGTCGCAGATGATAACTGTTTCAATGAGGCTCAAGGAGGAGGCAGAGGACTACAGATACATACCTGACCCGGACCTTCCGCCAATGAAGTTCACGGATGAAGTGGTGGAGGGTCTGCGGGAGAGGATACCGGAAGCACCCCACCTGAAGGTGAAGCGTTTCATGGAGGAGTACGGCCTGAGGGAGGAGGATGCAAGGGTCCTCACATCAGAGCTGGAGCTTGCAGACGCGTTCGAGGAGGTTGCTGGCTCAATAGACCCTGAATTTGCTGCCCTGTGGATGAGGGATGAACTGAAAAGGGTCCTTTACTACAACAAGATAAGCTTTGCAGAAAGCATGATAACACCAGGGGATATCATCGAGCTTCTCGCCATGATCAGGAAGAAGGAGATAACAAGCAAGGCAGCCAAGAAGATCATAGAGGAGATGCCACTGAATAAAAAGGGTCCCCGGGAGATAGCGACCGAAATGGGACTCATAGGCATCATAGATGAATCGGAAGTCATAAGGGCCGTTGAACAGGCCATAAGAGAGAATCCAGGGGCTGTTGAGGATTACCATGCCGGTAAGGAGGCAGCCATAAATTTCCTGGTTGGTCAGGTCATGAGGATGACCCGTGGTAAGGCTGAACCCGAACGCACCGTTGAACTGATAAAGGAACGGATCTGA
- a CDS encoding DUF504 domain-containing protein, translating into MAKNVLDLLMWHPKWDIERCRISYLHRGACRNLKTIRGSDIERLERGFMILRDGSSIPYHRVVKIVCDNSFIWKKQKKGIG; encoded by the coding sequence ATGGCCAAGAACGTCCTGGATCTTCTGATGTGGCATCCGAAGTGGGATATTGAAAGATGCAGGATAAGCTACCTCCACAGGGGTGCCTGCAGGAACCTTAAAACAATCAGGGGCTCCGACATAGAAAGGCTTGAGAGGGGCTTCATGATACTGAGGGATGGGAGCTCCATCCCATACCACCGTGTGGTGAAGATAGTCTGTGATAACAGTTTCATCTGGAAAAAACAGAAGAAGGGAATAGGATGA